In Trichoderma asperellum chromosome 1, complete sequence, a single window of DNA contains:
- the RVB2 gene encoding RuvB-like protein 2, which translates to MAAPLVTVSETKDLRGLNLIAAHSHIRGLGVDATSLEPRASSQGLVGQEKARKAAAVILQMIKEGKIAGRAVLIAGPPSTGKTALAMGMAQSLGSDVPFTTLAASEIFSLEMSKTEALTQAFRKSIGVRIKEESEIMEGEVVEIQIDRSVTGSAKQGKLTIKTTDMEAVYDMGAKMIDAMTKERVMAGDIISIDKSSGKITKLGRSYARSRDYDAMGVDTKFLQCPDGELQKRKEVVHTVSLHEIDVINSRTQGFLALFSGDTGEIRSEIRDQINTKVGEWKEEGKAEIVPGVLFLDEVHMLDIECFSYINRALEDDLAPVVIMASNRGVSRIRGTDYRSPHGLPLDFLDRVVIINTHYYSPEEIQKILSIRAQEEEIDISADALALLTKIGQEAGLRYASNLITTSQLVSAKRKSKQVSIDDVKRCFQLFYDPARSIEFVNKSEKRLIGNDGGVDLSVQNGSTNQAPAAAAAPGAETMDLS; encoded by the exons ATGGCTGCT CCCTTAGTAACCGTTTCCGAAACTAAGGACCTTCGCGGTCTGAACCTCATCGCCGCGCATTCTCACATCCGGGGACTCGGCGTCGATGCCACGAGCCTCGAGCCCAGGGCCTCCTCCCAGGGCCTTGTTGGCCAGGAAAAGGCCCGTAAGGCCGCTGCAGTCATCCTGCAGATGATCAAAGAGGGCAAAATTGCTGGCCGCGCCGTCTTGATTGCTGGTCCGCCAAG CACTGGAAAAACTGCCCTTGCTATGGGAATGGCACAGTCCCTCGGCTCCGACGTTCCCTTTACAACCCTCGCGGCCTCAGAGATCTTCTCCCTCGAAATGTCAAAAACCGAGGCTCTCACGCAAGCTTTCCGCAAGTCAATCGGCGTCCGCATCAAGGAGGAAAGCGAAATTATGGAGGGAGAAGTTGTCGAGATCCAGATCGACCGGAGCGTTACTGGCAGTGCTAAACAGGGCAAACTGACCATCAAAACTACCGATATGGAGGCCGTGTATGACATGGGCGCCAAGATGATTGACGCCATGACCAAGGAGCGCGTCATGGCTGGCGATATTATCTCAATCGATAAGTCTTCTGGCAAGATCACCAAGCTTGGTCGATCATATGCCCGATCTCGCGACTATGATGCCATGGGTGTCGATACCAAATTTTTGCAATGCCCTGATGGCGAGCTGCAAAAGCGCAAAGAGGTGGTCCACACGGTGTCGCTACATGAGATCGATGTCATCAACTCGCGAACCCAAGGATTCTTGGCTCTCTTCTCTGGCGACACCGGCGAGATTCGCAGCGAGATCCGTGACCAGATCAACACCAAGGTTGGCGAGTGGAAAGAGGAGGGCAAGGCCGAGATTGTTCCTGGTGTGCTGTTCCTCGATGAGGTGCATATGCTCGACATTGAGTGCTTCTCTTACATCAACCGAGCTCTGGAAGATGACCTGGCACCAGTTGTCATCATGGCCAGCAACCGAGGCGTCTCGCGTATTCGCGGCACCGACTACAGAAGCCCACACGGTCTGCCCCTCGATTTCTTGGACCGTGTTGTCATCATCAACACGCATTACTATAGCCCTGAAGAAATCCAGAAGATCTTATCCATTCGAGCGCAGGAGGAAGAAATCGATATTTCTGCGGATGCTCTGGCTCTGCTCACAAAgattggccaagaagctggccTCCGATACGCCAGCAATCTGATTACCACATCCCAACTAGTTTCAGCGAAGCGAAAATCTAAGCAAGTCAGCATCGACGACGTCAAGCGATGCTTCCAGCTCTTCTACGATCCTGCCAGGAGTATCGAATTTGTGAACAAATCCGAGAAGCGACTGATTGGAAATGATGGCGGTGTCGACTTATCAGTCCAGAACGGCAGCACTAACCAGGCTCCTGCTGCGGCAGCTGCTCCTGGGGCCGAAACAATGGATCTGAGCTAA
- the MRP3 gene encoding Component of pyruvate dehydrogenase complex, mitochondrial (BUSCO:EOG092D3014), translating into MLSAALRRRVLAPTHQALRTGFAAHVVRYYASFPSHQVIKMPALSPTMQAGNIGAWQKKPGDSITPGEVLVEIETDKAQMDFEFQEEGVIAKVLKDAGEKDVPVGTPIAVLVEEGTDIAAFEKFSIEDAGGAAQPAEAKKESAPAPQSTPASAPQSSAPEQYSSQGRIQSALDREPNALPAAVRLARSQGISLDGVKGTGKGGKITEEDVKKLVASPAVAAPGATFEDIPISGMRKTIANRLQESTQTNPHFYVTSSVSVSKLLKLRQALNSSADGKYKLSVNDFLIKAMGIASKRVPAANSSWRGDVIRQFSTVDVSVAVSTPTGLITPIVTGVEGRGLESISNKVKELAKKARDGKLKPEEYQGGTISISNMGMNDAVSHFTAVINPPQAAILAVGTTRKVAVPATNEDGEATVEWDDQITFTGSFDHKVVDGAVGAEWMRELKKVLENPLELLL; encoded by the exons ATGCTCAGCGCCGCTCTTCGGAGGCGTGTCCTCGCGCCTACTCACCAGGCCCTGCGAACTGGCTTCGCCGCGCACGTCGTTCGCTACTATGCCTCCTTCCCTAGCCACCAGGTGATCAAGATGCCTGCTCTGTCGCCCACAATGCAGGCCGGCAACATTGGAGCCtggcagaagaagcctggCGACTCCATCACCCCTGGTGAGGTTCTGGTCGAGATCGAGACGGACAAGGCCCAGATGGACTTTGAGTTCCAGGAAGAGGGTGTTATTGCCAAGGTCCTCAAGGATGCTGGCGAGAAGGACGTCCCTGTTGGCACC CCCATTGCTGTCCTGGTCGAAGAGGGAACCGACATCGCCGCTTTCGAAAAGTTCTCTATCGAGGACGCTGGCGGCGCTGCCCAGCCCGctgaggccaagaaggagtCTGCGCCTGCCCCTCAGTCTACCCCCGCCTCTGCCCCTCAGTCTTCTGCCCCTGAGCAGTACTCTTCCCAGGGCAGAATCCAGAGCGCTCTCGACCGTGAGCCCAACGCTCTCCCCGCTGCTGTCCGTCTTGCCCGATCCCAGGGTATCAGCCTTGATGGCGTCAAGGGTACCGGCAAGGGTGGCAAGATCACTGAGGAGGACGTCAAGAAGCTGGTTGCCAGCCCTGCCGTCGCTGCCCCCGGCGCCACCTTTGAGGACATTCCCATCAGCGGAATGCGAAAGACCATTGCCAACAGACTGCAAGAGTCTACCCAGACCAACCCTCACTTCTACGTTACCAGCTCAGTCTCCGTGTCCAAGCTCCTCAAGCTGCGACAGGCCCTGAACAGCTCCGCTGATGGCAAGTACAAGCTGTCTGTCAACGACTTCCTCATCAAGGCCATGGGCATCGCCTCCAAGCGAGTCCCTGCTGCCAACTCCAGCTGGCGCGGCGATGTTATCCGCCAGTTCTCTACCGTCGACGTCTCCGTCGCCGTTTCCACCCCCACCGGCCTCATCACCCCTATTGTCACCGGTGTTGAGGGCCGTGGTCTGGAGTCCATCTCCAACAAGGTCAAGGAGCTCGCCAAGAAGGCTCGTGACGGCAAGCTCAAGCCCGAGGAGTACCAGGGCGGCACCAtttccatctccaacatGGGCATGAACGACGCTGTCTCTCACTTCACTGCCGTCATCAACCCTCCCCAGGCCGCTATCCTGGCTGTCGGCACCACCCGCAAGGTCGCTGTTCCTGCCACCAACGAGGATGGCGAGGCCACCGTCGAGTGGGACGATCAGATCACCTTCACTGGCAGCTTCGACCACAAGGTTGTTGACGGTGCCGTCGGTGCCGAGTGGATGCGTGAGCTCAAGAAGGTTCTCGAGAACCCCCTGGAACTCCTTCTGTAA
- a CDS encoding uncharacterized protein (EggNog:ENOG41), translating to MLAVRQPPSRMGSSQPDSDPFQMPFGYSVDGTQEPIFDAPEPAPGAPLLSETDSKFLNDFFDDMTANQYNMPSFGEGLNYHALFDLPPQLMGTATSYGSQPATPLGHESHLDFSIDSHNTHGSTSGSHLMPPPPPPPPPHPHPHSHPHPSQPTSYQQHPSDDVLNAAATLMQNGPGLRGAHKNNDPSASRRSLGPPVGHLRHQPLEEFREESRRGMVQSEVDNTFTEWMWGSKGRQNSASRPISVDYQWGSDSNFNLGQGYTPEANKETVETMQQEQLKCLECLEPSQSAATTRPSSPTNSQSTFALGMHRDTSETREKPGDDGAPPRKRRKSKIKKDTGDDDDNESANGIKSAAAKRRKAKGERNGSVSSPPLDASTGGKRRKSNVNGVKPARENLSEEQKRENHIRSEQKRRTLIKEGFDDLCDLVPGLKGGGFSKSTMLTMTAEWLEEILLGNRELAAQLAALEGR from the exons ATGCTCGCCGTGCGGCAGCCTCCCAGCAGGATGGGTTCGTCGCAGCCCGATTCTGATCCCTTCCAAATGCCCTTCGGAT ATTCCGTCGATGGCACCCAAGAGCCCATCTTTGATGCCCCCGAACCTGCGCCTGGGGCCCCCTTGCTTAGCGAAACTGATAGCAAGTTCTTGAATGATTTTTTCGACGACATGACCGCGAATCAGTACAATATGCCTTCTTTCGGCGAAGGCCTGAATTATCATGCCTTGTTCGACCTGCCTCCACAGCTTATGGGGACAGCAACTTCATATGGCTCTCAGCCGGCGACGCCTCTCGGCCACGAATCGCATTTAGACTTCTCGATCGATTCACATAACACGCATGGATCTACGTCTGGATCACACCTtatgccaccaccaccgccaccaccgccgcctcaTCCTCACCCTCACTCCCATCCTCATCCTTCTCAACCAACTTCTTACCAACAACACCCCTCTGATGATGTCTTgaacgccgccgccaccttgATGCAAAACGGACCTGGGTTACGCGGAGCCCACAAAAATAACGACCCATCTGCTTCACGGCGATCTCTTGGCCCTCCAGTTGGTCACCTCCGCCACCAACCCCTTGAAGAGTTCAGGGAAGAGAGCCGGAGAGGCATGGTGCAATCCGAAGTGGACAATACTTTCACAGAATGGATGTGGGGTTCAAAGGGACGCCAAAATTCCGCTTCTCGACCTATCTCTGTAGATTACCAATGGGGATCTGATTCCAACTTTAACCTCGGACAGGGTTACACACCCGAAGCGAACAAAGAAACGGTCGAGACGATGCAGCAAGAACAGCTCAAGTGCCTCGAGTGCCTGGAACCCAGCCAAAGCGCCGCGACAACCCGTCCAAGCAGTCCAACAAATAGCCAGTCTACGTTTGCGTTAGGCATGCATCGAGATACATcagaaacaagagagaagCCAGGTGATGACGGTGCACCTCCTCGTAAGAGGCGAAAGAGCAAAATCAAGAAGGACACTGGAGACGATGACGATAATGAAAGTGCCAACGGGATCAAGTCCGCTGCAGCAAAGCGAAGGAAAGCAAAGGGAGAACGAAATGGGTCCGTCTCATCACCTCCTTTGGACGCTAGCACAGGCGGTAAGCGGCGGAAGTCAAACGTGAATGGAGTCAAGCCGGCAAGAGAAAACTTATCGGAAGAGCAAAAGCGAGAAAACCATATTCGAAGCGAGCAGAAGCGTCGAACCCTGATAAAAGAAGGTTTCGACGATCTGTGTGACCTTGTTCCCGGGCTAAAAGGCGGTGGCTTCAGCAAAAGCACTATGCTGACAATGACGGCGGAGTGGCTAGAGGAAATACTGCTGGGAAATAGAGAGCTAGCTGCTCAGCTTGCCGCTCTTGAAGGACGATGA
- a CDS encoding uncharacterized protein (EggNog:ENOG41), with amino-acid sequence MEAARKTIEVLGQRILPERPHHLAFHPEWRYRPSHGDSNSFEEWHHPRLQYLTLLSEADRGVLLTKSDYDMREEPVKPLPREVNALAKGGEKKKLSLSDYKNKKTGATSSTSPPEPSIAKKKESERAGDLSASTGAVSDPKPTSESKSASEARKADRPRPRESDPLVDAKQRQAREPAADMRLPPKPPIKHPLPPRPPSPNSKKRVADLDDDLRPQKRSKADGSKHIDDRAPHSRDEAQKRKDRVSSSTPYKDAPSHKDDRLTNSSSLPNGRAILKGAVGSSRNNTSPASRPRGDSMNGARPTGPGSNRNTPTKLDTSKSSVPPLLSPLHLSFDDRNNEDKSQARQEKRRVRDDSRERNKSPTRHKKSDSTSEFKRQKSPVRIPPLLSPTLPPIVEAALQLRKKGSIESLEGKPLKGKDEKEKELPSKKKKPVADYHSDDDEPLSQKPQKPQKSLIVMIKVPKKLRKDVKRILALSSSTAARKELQAQNQERSAAPEEFIQPPPARKRPVAPVEAAASSETNAQKKPKASDIPNSSRLPAPTTPSKKGATSMSRVSSSNSLAQTPGDAVNATPSAPAPADRRVNGHDVHRSESSEARIMREKEAKFNALGRRLKHEADTAMRGGRRSPGVNGHTREPDLSKGYVISVESLLAFMAGFQAQNIYRGLCNKRSDPTGWNSLFPLLDFIQGQMKRQETHTRRFLPLYVVVLNLHSVAITELIRCHVVENSTLPQPDWFGLEKKRLKLLSQINEAASNIDTLTLRLNVPAHATLDDMTAASLRILRTWCHNEQVEWTPDAHLKEPVASRGS; translated from the exons ATGGAAGCGGCGCGGAAGACGATCGAGGTGCTCGGCCAGCGCATCCTGCCAGAACGACCCCATCACTTGGCTTTTCACCCCGAATGGCGATATCGTCCCAGCCACGGTGACAGCAACTCCTTTGAGGAATGGCACCACCCCCGCCTGCAATACCTGACCCTATTGTCCGAAGCCGATCGCGGCGTCCTGCTCACAAAATCCGATTATGATATGCGTGAAGAACCGGTCAAACCTCTTCCACGCGAAGTCAACGCGCTGGCCAAGggtggcgagaagaagaagttgtcGCTGAGCGActacaagaacaagaagaccGGGGCCACGTCGTCCACGTCGCCGCCGGAGCCATCAAttgccaagaagaaagaaagcgaaCGCGCTGGCGACCTGTCGGCCAGCACGGGGGCCGTATCCGACCCCAAACCCACATCAGAATCCAAGTCTGCCTCAGAAGCGAGGAAGGCGGATAGACCCAGGCCACGAGAATCAGATCCGCTCGTTGACGCCAAACAGCGACAGGCTCGCGAGCCAGCCGCCGATATGAG ATTACCTCCCAAGCCTCCCATCAAGCACCCATTACCACCTCGACCGCCTTCTCCCAATTCTAAGAAGCGCGTAGCAGATCTAGATGACGACTTGCGACCGCAAAAGCGATCCAAGGCTGATGGCAGCAAGCACATTGATGATCGGGCACCGCACTCTCGCGATGAAGCGCAGAAACGCAAAGATAGAGTCTCTTCCTCAACGCCTTACAAAGATGCGCCGTCGCATAAAGATGATAGATTAACCAACTCGTCCTCGCTACCCAATGGCAGAGCCATTCTGAAAGGCGCGGTGGGCTCCAGTCGCAACAACACTTCACCCGCATCTCGTCCTCGGGGCGACTCTATGAATGGCGCCCGGCCTACTGGGCCAGGAAGCAACCGAAACACACCCACCAAGCTAGACACGTCAAAGTCAAGCGTGCCGCCATTGTTATCTCCTCTGCACCTGAGCTTTGACGACCGGAACAACGAGGACAAGTCTCAGGCAAggcaggagaagagaagagttcGGGACGACTCTCGCGAGCGGAACAAGTCCCCTACTAGGCATAAAAAGTCAGACTCCACATCAGAGTTCAAGAGACAGAAGTCACCAGTGAGAATTCCTCCACTGCTCTCGCCGACTTTGCCGCCGATAGTAGAGGCTGCTTTGCagctgagaaagaaaggatcAATAGAATCATTGGAAGGCAAGCCTCTCAAGGGCAAagacgagaaagagaaggaactgccatccaagaagaagaaacctGTTGCCGATTATCACTCTGACGACGATGAGCCTCTCTCACAAAAACCACAAAAACCACAGAAGTCACTCATTGTTATGATCAAAGTGCCCAAGAAATTACGAAAGGACGTTAAACGGATCTTGGCCTTATCATCATCTACAGCCGCTCGCAAGGAGTTACAGGCTCAAAACCAGGAACGTTCTGCTGCGCCAGAGGAATTTATCCAGCCGCCACCAGCAAGGAAACGGCCGGTGGCTCCCGTTGAAGCGGCAGCATCTTCAGAAACTAACGCAcagaagaagcccaaggcttCTGATATCCCCAACTCCTCTCGCCTGCCTGCTCCAACTACCCCATCCAAAAAGGGTGCTACCTCCATGTCTCGCGTTAGCTCAAGTAATTCTTTGGCCCAGACTCCTGGAGACGCGGTCAATGCCACTCCGTCTGCCCCTGCCCCAGCCGACCGCCGCGTCAATGGCCACGATGTGCATCGCTCAGAATCATCGGAGGCTAGGATTATGCGAGAAAAAGAGGCCAAATTCAACGCTCTCGGACGCCGCCTTAAGCATGAAGCGGACACAGCTATGAGAGGAGGTCGTCGAAGCCCGGGAGTTAACGGCCACACGCGCGAGCCTGACCTGAGCAAAGGATATGTGATCAGCGTGGAGAGTTTGCTGGCCTTTATGGCTGGCTTCCAAGCGCAAAACATTTACCGCGGGCTGTGCAATAAGAGGAGCGACCCGACTGGATGGAATAGCCTATTTCCCTTGCTTGACTTTATTCAGGGCCAGATGAAGAGACAGGAGACACATACCCGCCGTTTCCTCCCGCTCTATGTAGTCGTTCTTAATCTTCATTCCGTGGCTATCACAGAGCTCATCCGCTGCCATGTGGTTGAAAATTCCACTCTTCCGCAGCCAGACTGGTTTGGGCTTGAAAAGAAGCGGCTCAAACTTCTTTCTCAAATCAACGAGGCTGCCAGCAACATCGAC
- a CDS encoding uncharacterized protein (EggNog:ENOG41), giving the protein MGKDTQGLKPTPLLGFSQTFGNQRTMADSIKPKDSQRPANDAGPNPKRRRTIDRPDERSPVAQRERVDASSPAVLADTVPHRQRNPDVSKQHLLNALPKAATDHGSVDSLKSLMNLFSENFESFQMKNRAVRHLKRNTTIQDQNHHRPSDFSSALNLQAIERKAAQEDIERADKQITEFCNKISPVLRSILHGILEGGGMVANPSAISDKPVISEAKLNTVQDTIKREMKTSFKKDLAESQKSLKDGFESQMSKLKEELSHEYEQQFKSLKGKLIQEYEERENSLKKTLTQEGEERVKSLKKLLAQEHEKRITDIKHSVARENKEKISNLENALANENMKNAALEKKMADLETKLDKASSEQRQKLESLVNQTHLDQCLQRLSNSQGVKFDEMKAYMNQKMDNASYIQQLQRLELLSNSHKEKLSKFETRLNQAEDNAPKIKNLEGQLHNLSMLTKEKAQQLSNSQNEKLGQLEATLNQLNDENFAAHQLLKSQDDKFSKLDNQLRGTMSRIEDLSKLEERVNLLAGNSPRIETLVKDGRSHLEMIERKAGEFNARLTSLESMAPTASVEELVNIRTEMADIDKRIQTLSPKHESSPISTDSIRRAIWLEVEKEIENKANATKLTLARVQSGLNEFLKTEREEREALEVQCAEITRQFLLAQQEATAMKSKISELNERGNDPILQQDNILKWVEEKFNSRIGAAVIELHHALEGVYMQLQALTVWQNNFSTKGLYRDILNHINATMPDGTVTQLRSLKQRMEVAETRIAACENSVSNKRRKLPSGTSRIVTGDQADA; this is encoded by the exons ATGGGCAAAGATACACAAGGCCTGAAGCCAACTCCGTTACTAGGATTTTCTCAGACATTTGGCAACCAACGTACAATGGCGGACTCTATCAAACCTAAAGACAGCCAGCGGCCGGCCAACGACGCAGGTCCCAACCCCAAGCGCCGCCGCACTATCGATCGACCTGACGAGCGGAGCCCAGTTGCCCAACGTGAACGAGTTGACGCATCCAGCCCAGCAGTATTAGCAG ATACAGTTCCTCACAGACAACGCAATCCAGATGTCTCTAAACAACATCTCTTGAATGCATTGCCCAAAGCTGCTACCGACCATGGATCAGTTGACTCCCTCAAATCGTTGATGAATCTGTTTTCCGAGAATTTTGAAAGTTTTCAGATGAAAAACAGAGCTGTTAGGCATCTCAAAAGGAATACTACAATCCAAGACCAGAACCACCACCGTCCTTCAGACTTTTCTAGTGCCTTGAATCTACAAGCGATTGAACGAAAGGCAGCTCAAGAAGATATCGAGAGAGCCGATAAACAAATAACAGAGTTTTGTAACAAAATATCTCCAGTTCTTCGATCGATTTTGCATGGTATTCTAGAGGGCGGAGGTATGGTCGCCAACCCGTCTGCAATCTCAGATAAGCCGGTGATATCAGAAGCCAAATTAAATACTGTCCAAGACACGATcaaaagagagatgaagacATCGTTCAAGAAAGACCTCGCAGAGTCGCAGAAATCGTTGAAAGATGGCTTCGAGTCGCAAATGTCCAAACTCAAAGAGGAGCTATCCCACGAATACGAGCAGCAATTCAAGTCTCTTAAAGGGAAATTGATACAAGAAtacgaggagagagaaaattctCTTAAAAAGACGTTGactcaagaaggagaagaaagggtaAAATCTCTTAAAAAGTTGCTAGCACAAGAACATGAGAAGCGAATCACAGACATAAAGCATTCTGTTGCCcgagaaaacaaagagaagattTCAAACCTGGAAAACGCCTTGGCCAACGAAAACATGAAGAATGCTGCTcttgaaaagaagatggcagATTTGGAAACTAAACTTGACAAAGCATCCTCAGAACAGAGACAGAAGTTGGAATCATTGGTGAATCAAACGCATCTTGACCAATGTCTACAGCGCCTGTCAAACTCTCAGGGGGTCAAATTTGATGAAATGAAGGCGTATATGAACCAGAAAATGGATAACGCTTCTTATATCCAGCAATTACAGCGACTTGAATTGCTTTCAAATTCTCACAAAGAGAAACTCAGCAAATTTGAGACGCGCTTGAATCAGGCGGAAGACAATGCACCGAAGATTAAGAATCTGGAAGGACAGCTTCACAATCTTTCAATGCTCACCAAAGAAaaggcgcagcagctctctAATTCTCAAAATGAGAAACTTGGTCAGCTTGAGGCAACTTTAAACCAGCTGAATGATGAGAATTTTGCCGCCCACCAGCTTTTGAAGTCTCAAGACGATAAATTTAGCAAGCTTGATAATCAGCTGCGAGGCACCATGTCAAGAATTGAAGATTTGAGCAAACTTGAAGAGCGCGTGAACTTACTGGCAGGCAACTCTCCGAGAATTGAAACTTTGGTAAAGGACGGGCGCAGCCACCTGGAAATGATTGAAAGAAAAGCAGGGGAGTTCAATGCACGCCTTACTTCTCTCGAATCTATGGCACCTACTGCTTCAGTGGAAGAGTTGGTTAATATTCGTACAGAGATGGCAGACATCGATAAGCGCATACAAACCCTCAGTCCCAAGCATGAGTCTTCTCCCATATCGACCGATTCCATTCGGCGAGCCATCTGGCTTGAAGTAGAAAAGGAGATAGAGAACAAGGCCAATGCCACCAAATTAACGCTTGCGAGAGTTCAATCCGGACTCAATGAATTTCTTAAGACTGAgcgggaagagagagaggctctGGAAGTGCAATGTGCCGAAATTACTCGCCAGTTTTTGCTGGCCCAACAGGAGGCCACTGCAATGAAGAGTAAAATTTCGGAACTAAATGAGAGAGGGAACGACCCCATTTTGCAACAGGACAATATACTCAAGTGGGTTGAGGAGAAATTCAATAGTCGCATTGGGGCCGCCGTAATTGAGCTCCATCATGCACTTGAAGGAGTTTATATGCAGCTACAAGCCCTAACGGTATGGCAGAACAACTTCAGCACAAAGGGTCTCTATAGAGATATTTTGAACCATATTAATGCCACGATGCCAGACGGCACAGTGACGCAATTGAGGAGTCTAAAGCAGCGCATGGAAGTGGCTGAGACACGCATTGCGGCTTGTGAGAATAGCGTCAgcaacaagagaagaaaactGCCGAGTGGGACTTCAAGGATAGTCACTGGCGATCAAGCAGACGCGTGA
- a CDS encoding uncharacterized protein (TransMembrane:1 (i101-121o)) gives MRSRPPSAARRGTDRQTKHHLVAGTCIHVPHPRTSNPLPQRIALPLAGVALCRIAIAHERAPARQTRGRAASLVWRCPDSHRRSDWPALCPLTSTSLSRPLPLLSALCGSATTAAALLIAAGSP, from the coding sequence ATGCGCTCCCGCCCGCCATCCGCAGCTCGCCGTGGTACCGATCGCCAAACCAAACACCATCTCGTGGCCGGCACCTGCATCCACGTCCCGCATCCGCGAACCTCCAATCCATTGCCGCAACGCATCGCCCTGCCGCTCGCTGGCGTCGCGCTGTGCCGAATCGCCATTGCCCACGAGAGAGCGCCTGCTCGCCAGACCCGCGGGCGAGCTGCGAGCCTTGTCTGGCGGTGCCCCGACTCGCATCGCCGATCTGACTGGCCAGCTCTTTGTCCCTTGACCTCAACCTCTTTGTCTCgccctttgcctcttctgtCAGCCCTGTGCGGATCCGCCACCACGGCCGCCGCTctcctcatcgccgccggcaGCCCATAG
- a CDS encoding uncharacterized protein (EggNog:ENOG41~TransMembrane:5 (o32-53i220-239o332-349i361-382o402-422i)) — protein sequence MQPSVAALRAAQSKGPLSFQSLPAPLRPLVRAYLLGYASAVAPRLLTLILQFISKKRKSAKKYLSADKDERSFKDSAFRILRTGLDPRRFPTFCAALVGGSTLLQEPLLKIISRVATQLGAASQLRLARWLATFISGWLSLQLLQSKRTRPSLADAGLASAQQGLAEAAPNGYGGRTLDLTLFAVTRAADVLVGELWSQHRSRRKATEKWTVIEQIISRLMDPAVFAASSGLIMWAWFYSPDSLPRSYNKWITSAASVDLRLIEALRRCRNGELIYGKETGQAPLLTSVCEDYGLPTKWGDPVTEIPFPCDLVHMGCGPSCEYHAISRFLRSWKWSMLTYLPLALALQLRNPKRIDLMKAITGSTRSSTFLATFITLFYYGVCLGRTRLGPRILGKDIPSRQWIDGGLCVGTGCYLCGWSVFIETAGRRKDMALFVAPRALATLVPRRYPLEKQWREKLIFAASTAVVFTCALENPKRVRGVMGGLLNMVLRK from the exons ATGCAGCCCTCTGTGGCAGCCCTGCGAGCCGCCCAGTCCAAGGGGCCGCTGAGCTTCCAGTCCCTGCCCGCACCATTGCGGCCATTGGTCCGGGCCTATCTCCTGGGCTATGCCTCTGCCGTGGCGCCTCGCCTGTTGACGCTGATCCTTCAGTTCATCtccaagaagcgcaagagcGCGAAGAAATATCTATCCGCCGATAAAGATGAGCGGTCCTTTAAGGATTCTGCCTTTCGAATCTTGCGCACCGGCCTAGATCCACGACGATTCCCTACGTTCTGTGCCGCCTTAGTAGGAGGTTCTACATTGCTACAG GAACCTCTGCTCAAGATCATCAGCCGCGTTGCCACCCAGCTTGGTGCGGCGTCACAACTCAG ACTAGCACGATGGCTGGCTACTTTCATATCGGGATGGCTCAGCCTCCAGCTTCTACAGTCTAAGCGGACACGCCCTTCATTGGCAGACGCGGGTTTGGCATCGGCACAGCAAGGTCTGGCCGAGGCTGCTCCCAACGGTTATGGCGGTCGAACGCTTGACCTCACTCTCTTTGCTGTCACTCGCGCTGCCGATGTCCTTGTTGGCGAGCTGTGGTCCCAGCACCGCTCTCGCCGCAAGGCTACGGAAAAGTGGACGGTG ATTGAGCAAATCATTTCCCGCCTCATGGACCCGGCCGTGTTTGCTGCCTCTTCAGGCCTCATCATGTGGGCGTGGTTCTACTCACCAGACAGCCTGCCTCGCAGCTACAACAAGTGGATCACATCTGCTGCCTCTGTCGATCTACGACTCATCGAAGCTCTACGGCGATGCAGAAACGGGGAGCTCATCTACGGCAAGGAAACTGGCCAGGCGCCACTGCTGACGTCCGTGTGCGAAGACTACGGCCTACCAACAAAATGGGGTGACCCCGTTACAGAAATCCCTTTCCCCTGCGACCTCGTCCATATGGGGTGTGGTCCATCATGCGAATATCATGCTATAAGCCGCTTCCTTCGTTCTTGGAAATGGTCTATGCTCACCTACCTGCCCCTTGCCCTAGCCCTTCAACTGCGGAATCCCAAACGGATCGACCTGATGAAAGCCATCACCGGCTCTACCCGATCATCCACTTTTCTTGCAACCTTCATCACCCTCTTTTACTACGGCGTGTGCCTAGGCCGCACCCGCCTCGGTCCCCGCATCCTCGGCAAAGATATACCTTCCCGCCAGTGGATCGATGGAGGTCTCTGCGTCGGTACCGGATGCTACCTCTGTGGATGGAGCGTCTTCATCGAGACTGCGGGCAGAAGGAAAGACATGGCCTTGTTTGTGGCCCCAAGGGCGCTGGCGACGTTGGTCCCGCGTCGGTATCCCCTAGAGAAGCAATGGAGGGAGAAGTTAATATTTGCGGCGAGCACGGCAGTTGTATTCACATGTGCTCTGGAGAACCCGAAAAGAGTTAG